Part of the Prosthecobacter vanneervenii genome is shown below.
CCCTCAAAGCAGCTGCCGCCAGCAGCATGAAGGCCAATCCGGTTTCGCTGACGCATGAGGAACTCGTCATGATTCTGCGCATGGCGTTCTAGCGCGCGCCAGCGTCCCCGGAGTGCGGTGCTTCAGCACCGCTCTCGACACGCCCAGCGGAAACAAGTCTTCCCTTGCCCCCGCCACTCCCACCTCACACCGTGCGCACATGCTTCGCCGTTCGGATCAGCCGCCACCCTGGCCACACGCTCCCACACATCTGCTCGACGCCACCGGCATCTATTTCGTCACCGCCTCCACGCATCTGAAACAACACCATTTCCGCTCACCTGCCCGCCTGGATGTCCTGCAGCGCGGCCTGCTCACAGTCACTCACGACTTCGGCTGGCGACTCGAAGCCTGGGCCATTTTCTCCAATCACTACCACTTCATCGCAAAAACACCTCCGGATGCCAAGGACGCCAACTCACTGCCGAAAATGATTCGTGCCCTGCATGGTCCGCTATCCGTTTGGGTGAACAAACTGGACGAAGCACCAGAACGTCAGGTCTGGCACAACTACCGGGAAACCCTGCTAACCCGGCAGACGTCATATTTTGCACGCTTGAACTACACGCACAACAATCCGGTGAAGCACGGGCTCGTCAGTGCTGCCCGGGACTACCCATGGTGCTCGGCAGCCTGGTTTGAGAAAGAGACACCACCAGCGATGATGCGTGCAATTTCACGCTTTAAGACGGACCGGCTTCAGGTGGAGGATGATTTTCAACCAGAGAGTGAGCAATAGAGCTGACAAAAGCGGTGCTCAAGCACCGCAATCCGGGGACGCTGTCGCGGACAGGTTCCTCACTTGAAATTCGTGGTAAACTTTGCTCCTGGCTTCATGCCAAGAAATTGCACCCGCAGGTCTGGATGTGCCTGAAGATGTCTCGACAGCTCCGCACAGTTCGTCTCGATATGCAGGAACTGATTATCATCGGAGAAAACAGCCATGATGAAGTATTTGTATTCCTGACCGCCGACGTTGGTCTCATCGCGGTCAGAGTCATAGCGTGTTGACAGAGGCTTGAATTCAATGCTTCGGCGCGATCCTTTGGACACGGCGGGTATCCCCAGGGTCTCCGAAGTAGCGATGACGAGCTGCTCTTCTCCACGCCTGTACTTGGCGGAGGTATCACTCGTCACGAGCAGAAAGGTGGCTGAAGCTGACGCCATGGGCTGGGTGCGTGCGCTCTCGATGACGACTTCCGGCGTCATGGTCATCGTCATCATGTATGTGGACCCCTGATAGGGAGCGTTGCGCTTGCCCACCTTGGCCTGGATGTGGAGGGAGGGGTATTTTTTGC
Proteins encoded:
- a CDS encoding REP-associated tyrosine transposase, with protein sequence MLRRSDQPPPWPHAPTHLLDATGIYFVTASTHLKQHHFRSPARLDVLQRGLLTVTHDFGWRLEAWAIFSNHYHFIAKTPPDAKDANSLPKMIRALHGPLSVWVNKLDEAPERQVWHNYRETLLTRQTSYFARLNYTHNNPVKHGLVSAARDYPWCSAAWFEKETPPAMMRAISRFKTDRLQVEDDFQPESEQ